In one Streptomyces marincola genomic region, the following are encoded:
- a CDS encoding transglycosylase SLT domain-containing protein codes for MPAHRSTQKPRRRLRRTTTAALATAGAAALALTAVPAVAGTGGAGADGGAADWTVKSAGVPGQRGPATPEPEEEPRRPDLAPATASVVAAAVAGQQAVAAEAAVSAERAEQRAEAERLAAEERAAEEAASRAAQRQELPVAEPEPAPEPVEAPAAEPAAPVYTDDLDGWIREALDIMAQHGIPGTYEGLHRNIMRESSGDPNAINLWDINAINGTPSIGLLQVIKPTFDAYHVEGTPYDQYDPVANIVAAANYAADRYGSIDNVNGPY; via the coding sequence ATGCCCGCTCACCGCAGCACGCAGAAGCCCCGCAGGAGACTGCGGAGAACCACGACCGCGGCTCTCGCCACCGCGGGCGCCGCGGCACTCGCCCTCACCGCCGTGCCTGCCGTCGCGGGAACGGGCGGCGCGGGCGCGGACGGCGGCGCGGCCGACTGGACCGTGAAGTCCGCCGGCGTACCGGGCCAGCGCGGGCCCGCGACGCCCGAGCCCGAGGAGGAGCCGCGGCGCCCCGACCTCGCCCCGGCGACCGCGTCGGTCGTGGCCGCTGCCGTGGCCGGGCAGCAGGCCGTGGCCGCGGAGGCGGCCGTGTCGGCCGAGCGGGCCGAGCAGCGCGCCGAGGCCGAGCGCCTGGCCGCCGAGGAGCGCGCGGCCGAGGAGGCGGCGAGCCGGGCCGCGCAGCGGCAGGAGCTGCCGGTCGCCGAGCCCGAGCCCGCGCCCGAGCCCGTCGAGGCCCCGGCCGCCGAGCCCGCGGCGCCCGTCTACACGGACGATCTCGACGGCTGGATCCGCGAGGCCCTCGACATCATGGCGCAGCACGGAATTCCCGGCACCTACGAGGGACTTCACCGCAACATCATGCGTGAATCCAGCGGTGACCCGAACGCCATCAATCTCTGGGACATCAACGCCATCAACGGCACGCCTTCCATAGGCCTGTTGCAGGTGATCAAGCCGACGTTCGACGCCTATCACGTCGAGGGAACTCCCTACGACCAGTACGACCCGGTCGCCAATATCGTTGCCGCCGCCAACTACGCCGCGGACCGTTACGGCTCCATCGACAACGTCAACGGCCCCTACTGA
- a CDS encoding sulfite oxidase-like oxidoreductase yields the protein MGQPDSRGGGERRPDADGLPPGQRPQRGWPVTHYGPVPRFRPERWEFRVFGATADGDKRCWTHEEFSALPHETVLADLHCVTKFSMRDVEWGGVRARTLLALVPPAPGVTHVMVWAEYGYSANLRIEDFAAGHTVFATHRDGELLTAEHGFPVRLAVPHLYAWKGPKWVRGVEYMTADRRGFWEERGYHNIGDPWREQRYSYQEQPGEGPEL from the coding sequence ATGGGTCAGCCGGACAGCCGCGGGGGAGGAGAGCGCCGGCCGGACGCGGACGGGCTCCCGCCGGGGCAGCGCCCCCAGCGCGGGTGGCCCGTCACGCACTACGGGCCGGTGCCGAGGTTTCGGCCGGAACGCTGGGAGTTCCGCGTCTTCGGAGCCACGGCCGACGGGGACAAGCGCTGCTGGACCCACGAGGAGTTCTCCGCGCTGCCCCACGAGACCGTCCTGGCGGACCTGCACTGCGTGACCAAGTTCAGCATGCGGGACGTCGAGTGGGGCGGGGTGCGGGCGCGCACGCTCCTCGCCCTCGTCCCGCCCGCCCCCGGGGTCACGCACGTGATGGTGTGGGCCGAGTACGGCTACAGCGCGAACCTGCGGATCGAGGACTTCGCGGCCGGGCACACCGTGTTCGCCACCCACAGGGACGGTGAGCTGCTGACGGCCGAGCACGGCTTCCCCGTGCGCCTGGCGGTGCCGCACCTGTACGCGTGGAAGGGCCCCAAATGGGTCCGCGGTGTCGAGTACATGACGGCCGACCGGCGCGGGTTCTGGGAGGAGCGGGGCTACCACAACATCGGTGACCCCTGGCGCGAGCAGCGCTACTCCTACCAGGAGCAGCCGGGCGAGGGCCCCGAACTCTAG
- the bfr gene encoding bacterioferritin, which yields MQGDPEVIEFLNEQLTAELTAINQYFLHAKMQEHFGWTKLAAYTRAESFDEMRHAEVLTDRILFLEGLPNYQRLFHVRVGQTVTEMFQADRQIEVEAIDRLRRGIEVMRAKGDVTSANIFEDILKDEEHHIDYLDTQLDLVDKLGEALYLAQQIEQQQPGQA from the coding sequence ATGCAGGGCGACCCCGAGGTCATCGAGTTCCTGAACGAGCAGCTGACCGCCGAACTCACCGCCATCAACCAGTACTTCCTGCACGCCAAGATGCAGGAGCACTTCGGGTGGACGAAGCTCGCCGCCTACACCCGCGCCGAGTCGTTCGACGAGATGCGGCACGCCGAGGTGCTCACCGACCGCATTCTCTTCCTCGAAGGACTGCCGAACTACCAGCGGCTGTTCCACGTGCGGGTCGGCCAGACCGTCACCGAGATGTTCCAGGCCGACCGGCAGATCGAGGTGGAGGCGATCGACCGCCTCAGGCGCGGCATCGAGGTGATGCGGGCCAAGGGGGACGTCACCTCGGCCAACATCTTCGAGGACATCCTCAAGGACGAGGAGCACCACATCGACTACCTCGACACGCAGCTCGACCTCGTCGACAAGCTGGGTGAGGCGCTCTACCTGGCGCAGCAGATCGAGCAGCAGCAGCCGGGCCAAGCCTGA
- a CDS encoding (2Fe-2S)-binding protein, with product MFVCSCFGITEQQVREHAAAGACTPRQIASASGAGTDCGSCVRRIQGLLGREGCPRREAAAARAAAAVTAPAAPSVPTAPAPSPAAAVAREARKAAVAAV from the coding sequence GTGTTCGTGTGCTCGTGCTTCGGCATCACGGAGCAGCAGGTGCGGGAGCACGCCGCCGCGGGCGCCTGCACTCCGCGGCAGATCGCGTCCGCCTCCGGGGCCGGGACGGACTGCGGCTCCTGCGTGCGGCGCATCCAGGGCCTGCTCGGCCGGGAGGGCTGCCCGCGCCGTGAGGCCGCTGCCGCCCGGGCGGCAGCGGCGGTCACCGCTCCCGCCGCGCCCTCCGTTCCCACGGCTCCCGCGCCCTCGCCCGCCGCCGCCGTGGCGCGGGAGGCCCGGAAGGCGGCCGTCGCGGCGGTGTAG
- a CDS encoding class II 3-deoxy-7-phosphoheptulonate synthase, producing the protein MTVNADSSTSIATSWRDLPAAQQPDYPDLEALRAVTTDLETYPPLVFAGECDQLRAQVGAVARGEAFLLQGGDCAEAFDQVSADQIRAKLKTLLQMSAVLTYAAAVPVVKVGRIAGQYSKPRSKPTETRDGVTLPSYRGDSVNGPEFTAEARVPDPERLRRMYHASASTLNLVRGFTTGGYADLRQVHAWNQDFVRTSASGQRYEALAREIDNALNFMKACGADPAEFHSVEFYASHEALLLDYEAALTRVDSRSGALYDVSGHMVWIGERTRQLDGAHIAFAANIRNPIGVKLGPTTTPDEALALIDRLDPEREPGRLTFITRMGADKIRDRLPALVERVTASGAQVAWVCDPMHGNTFEAASGHKTRRFDDVLDEVKGFFEVHKGLGTHPGGIHVELTGDDVTECVGGGDEIFVHDLHQRYETACDPRLNRSQSLDLAFLVAEMYRG; encoded by the coding sequence GTGACCGTGAACGCTGACAGCAGCACTTCCATCGCCACCTCATGGCGGGACCTGCCCGCGGCGCAGCAGCCCGACTACCCGGACCTAGAGGCTCTGCGCGCTGTGACCACGGATCTAGAGACCTATCCGCCACTCGTCTTCGCCGGCGAGTGCGACCAGCTGCGCGCCCAGGTGGGCGCGGTCGCCAGGGGCGAGGCGTTCCTGCTCCAGGGCGGGGACTGCGCCGAGGCGTTCGACCAGGTGAGCGCCGACCAGATCAGGGCGAAGCTGAAGACGCTCCTCCAGATGAGCGCGGTGCTCACCTACGCCGCCGCGGTTCCCGTCGTGAAGGTGGGGCGCATCGCGGGGCAGTACTCCAAGCCGCGTTCGAAGCCGACGGAGACCCGGGACGGCGTCACGCTGCCCAGCTACCGGGGCGACTCGGTGAACGGCCCCGAGTTCACGGCCGAGGCCCGGGTGCCCGACCCGGAGCGGCTGCGGCGGATGTACCACGCCTCCGCCTCCACCCTGAACCTGGTGCGCGGCTTCACTACCGGTGGGTACGCGGACCTGCGGCAGGTGCACGCCTGGAACCAGGACTTCGTGCGCACCTCGGCCTCCGGGCAGCGCTACGAGGCGCTGGCCCGCGAGATCGACAACGCGCTCAACTTCATGAAGGCGTGCGGAGCCGACCCGGCGGAGTTCCACTCGGTGGAGTTCTACGCCTCGCACGAGGCGCTGCTGCTCGACTACGAGGCGGCCCTGACGCGTGTCGACTCCCGCAGCGGGGCGCTGTACGACGTCTCGGGACACATGGTGTGGATCGGGGAGCGGACGCGGCAGCTGGACGGCGCGCACATCGCGTTCGCTGCCAACATCCGCAACCCCATCGGGGTCAAGCTGGGGCCGACGACGACGCCGGACGAGGCCCTGGCGCTCATCGACCGGCTGGACCCGGAGCGTGAGCCCGGCCGGCTGACGTTCATCACGCGGATGGGCGCCGACAAGATCCGCGACCGGCTGCCGGCGCTGGTGGAGCGCGTCACCGCTTCGGGCGCGCAGGTGGCCTGGGTGTGCGACCCGATGCACGGCAACACCTTCGAGGCGGCCTCCGGGCACAAGACACGCCGTTTCGACGACGTGCTCGACGAGGTCAAGGGCTTCTTCGAGGTGCACAAGGGCCTCGGCACCCACCCGGGCGGCATCCACGTGGAGCTGACCGGCGACGACGTCACCGAGTGCGTCGGCGGCGGCGACGAGATCTTCGTGCACGACCTGCACCAGCGCTACGAGACGGCGTGCGACCCGCGGCTCAACCGCAGCCAGTCGCTCGACCTGGCGTTCCTGGTGGCCGAGATGTACCGCGGCTGA
- a CDS encoding trp operon leader peptide, which yields MFAQHTRTWWWTAHPAAH from the coding sequence ATGTTCGCGCAGCACACCCGCACCTGGTGGTGGACCGCTCATCCGGCGGCCCACTGA
- a CDS encoding anthranilate synthase family protein, translating into MTDLTPHTTPPADADTAAVLASFAAGGTPFALLHRGAPGADPAVIEALSGPVTDLARLADLPLPASGALALVPFRQIAERGFAAADDGTPLSVLVPELTARLPLRDVLDALPRHEVAVRDGGFDVGDDAYADTVGAVLREEIGTGQGANFVIRRTFTGRVDGFSARDALALFRRLLTGERGAYWTFVVHTGRRVLVGASPEAHVRMAGGTVVMNPISGTYRYPEDGPDPEGLLAFLADRKETEELSMVVDEELKMMCAVGDRGGLVVGPRLREMAHLAHTEYELRGRTSLDVREVLRETMFAATVTGSPVENACRVIRRHERGGRGYYAGALALIGRDASGAQTLDSPILIRTADIDARDGTLRVPVGATLVRGSRPEGEVAETHAKAAAVLSALGVRPAAPARAPSSPRLAADPRVRAALAHRRTALAPFWLRMREPAEAGPAAREVLVVDGEDTFTSMLAHLLRATGARVRVVRHDAPGACVLARRHPGPVVLGPGPGNPNDAADPKMRRLRALTAALLGRHPHPVVGLCLGHELIAAELGLPVVRKERPRQGAQERVDLFGRAETVGFYNSWAARCDDDAATELAGRGIEVARDAATGEVHALRGPGFRGVQFHPESVLTLNGPRIAADLLAPAPVAPRAPTGT; encoded by the coding sequence GTGACCGATCTCACCCCGCACACCACGCCGCCCGCGGACGCGGACACCGCCGCCGTGCTCGCCTCGTTCGCGGCCGGCGGCACCCCGTTCGCCCTCCTGCACCGCGGGGCCCCGGGCGCCGACCCCGCCGTCATCGAGGCCCTGAGCGGGCCGGTGACCGACCTCGCCCGGCTCGCCGACCTGCCGCTGCCCGCCTCGGGGGCCCTGGCCCTCGTGCCGTTCCGGCAGATCGCGGAGCGCGGCTTCGCCGCGGCCGACGACGGCACGCCGCTCTCGGTGCTCGTGCCGGAACTGACCGCGCGCCTGCCCCTGCGCGACGTCCTCGACGCGCTGCCGCGCCACGAGGTCGCCGTCCGTGACGGCGGCTTCGACGTCGGTGACGACGCCTACGCGGACACCGTCGGCGCGGTGCTGCGCGAGGAGATCGGCACCGGGCAGGGCGCGAACTTCGTCATCCGCCGGACCTTCACCGGCCGCGTCGACGGCTTCTCCGCGCGGGACGCGCTCGCCCTGTTCCGCCGCCTGCTGACCGGCGAACGCGGCGCCTACTGGACCTTCGTGGTGCACACAGGACGCCGCGTGCTCGTGGGGGCCAGCCCGGAGGCGCACGTGCGGATGGCCGGCGGAACGGTGGTGATGAACCCGATCTCGGGCACCTACCGCTATCCCGAGGACGGCCCCGACCCCGAGGGCCTGCTGGCGTTCCTCGCCGACCGCAAGGAGACCGAGGAGCTGTCCATGGTCGTCGACGAGGAGCTGAAGATGATGTGCGCCGTCGGTGACCGCGGCGGCCTGGTCGTCGGCCCCCGGCTGCGGGAGATGGCGCACCTCGCGCACACCGAGTACGAGCTGCGCGGGCGGACGTCCCTCGACGTGCGGGAGGTGCTGCGCGAGACGATGTTCGCCGCCACCGTCACCGGCAGCCCCGTGGAGAACGCCTGCCGCGTCATCCGCCGCCACGAGCGCGGCGGGCGCGGCTACTACGCCGGCGCGCTCGCGCTGATCGGCCGGGACGCCTCGGGGGCGCAGACCCTCGACTCGCCCATCCTCATCAGGACCGCCGACATCGACGCCCGGGACGGCACGCTCCGCGTCCCGGTCGGCGCGACACTCGTGCGCGGCTCGCGCCCCGAGGGCGAGGTGGCCGAGACGCACGCCAAGGCCGCGGCCGTGCTCTCCGCGCTCGGCGTGCGCCCGGCCGCGCCGGCGCGCGCGCCGAGTAGCCCGCGCCTTGCCGCCGACCCCCGGGTGCGGGCGGCGCTCGCGCACCGCAGGACCGCGCTCGCCCCGTTCTGGCTCCGCATGCGGGAACCCGCCGAGGCCGGGCCCGCGGCGCGCGAGGTGCTGGTGGTCGACGGCGAGGACACGTTCACCTCGATGCTCGCGCACCTGCTGCGCGCCACCGGCGCGCGGGTCCGTGTGGTGCGCCACGACGCGCCGGGCGCGTGCGTCCTGGCGCGCCGGCACCCGGGTCCCGTGGTGCTCGGGCCCGGCCCCGGCAACCCGAACGACGCGGCCGACCCGAAGATGCGGCGGCTGCGCGCGCTGACCGCCGCGCTGCTCGGCCGCCACCCGCACCCGGTGGTGGGGCTCTGCCTGGGCCACGAGCTGATCGCCGCGGAACTCGGCCTGCCCGTCGTGCGCAAGGAACGGCCGCGGCAGGGAGCGCAGGAGCGCGTCGACCTCTTCGGCCGCGCGGAGACCGTCGGGTTCTACAACTCGTGGGCGGCCCGCTGCGACGACGACGCGGCCACCGAACTGGCCGGCCGCGGCATCGAGGTGGCCAGGGACGCGGCGACCGGCGAGGTGCACGCGCTGCGCGGGCCCGGGTTCCGCGGCGTGCAGTTCCACCCCGAGTCGGTGCTGACCCTGAACGGCCCCCGCATCGCGGCTGACCTGCTGGCCCCCGCCCCCGTCGCGCCCCGCGCGCCGACGGGCACCTGA
- a CDS encoding response regulator → MSEKPLTVMVVDDHPMWRDAVARDLGAAGCEVVATAGDGPQAVRRARAARPDVLVLDLNLPGLPGAEVCRQLAGDVKVLVLSASGEQEDVLEAVKAGATGYLVKSASAEELVAAVWRTADGDAVFTPGLAGLVLGEFRRLATASAPGTADEADVPRLTGRETEVLRLVAKGLTYRQIADRLVISHRTVQNHVQNTLGKLQLHNRAELVRYAIESGLDAE, encoded by the coding sequence ATGAGCGAGAAGCCGTTGACCGTGATGGTCGTCGACGACCATCCCATGTGGCGGGACGCGGTCGCCCGCGACCTGGGTGCGGCGGGCTGCGAGGTGGTGGCCACCGCGGGCGACGGCCCGCAGGCGGTGCGCAGGGCACGGGCGGCCAGGCCCGACGTGCTCGTGCTCGACCTCAACCTGCCGGGCCTGCCGGGCGCCGAGGTGTGCCGGCAGCTCGCGGGGGACGTCAAGGTGCTGGTGCTCTCGGCCAGCGGCGAGCAGGAGGACGTGCTCGAAGCGGTGAAGGCGGGCGCGACCGGCTACCTGGTGAAGTCGGCGAGCGCCGAGGAGCTGGTCGCCGCGGTGTGGCGCACGGCGGACGGCGACGCGGTCTTCACGCCGGGGCTCGCGGGCCTGGTGCTCGGCGAGTTCCGGCGGCTGGCCACGGCCTCGGCGCCGGGCACGGCGGACGAGGCGGACGTGCCGCGCCTGACCGGGCGCGAGACGGAGGTGCTGCGGCTGGTCGCCAAGGGGCTGACGTACCGGCAGATCGCGGACCGGCTGGTCATCTCCCACCGCACGGTGCAGAACCACGTGCAGAACACCCTCGGCAAGCTCCAGCTGCACAACCGGGCCGAGCTGGTGCGGTACGCCATCGAGAGCGGCCTCGACGCGGAGTGA
- the macS gene encoding MacS family sensor histidine kinase: MAGGPAISVETPLWRALSGYRLLSAGYAWLLFLTAYGAYDRAWVGAAYLGVLLLWTLVTFRAVSSAERCPPRFLAADLVLGVAGVLLSPVADPGDAVAPTLPSIWVAGSVLAVSLKGGWRWGLVASVLVGAANLVEDGEFSGVTVQNAVLVCVAAITIGYVVEVARASERTLAKALRIEAATRERERLARDIHDSVLQVLAMVQRRGAAIGGEAAELGRLAGEQERALRALVSAEPAPGTAGGDTDLRAVLAGAAGADERVTYAGPGEPVTLPAPVATELAAAVAAALDNVRRHAGEAASAWILLEDEPDEVLVTVRDDGRGIPEGRLAAAEAEGRLGAALSIRGRLRDLGGDAEWVSLPGQGTEVELRLPKRPGGRDGGSGGT, encoded by the coding sequence ATGGCCGGGGGACCGGCGATATCCGTGGAAACGCCGCTGTGGCGCGCGCTGTCCGGGTACCGGCTGCTGTCGGCGGGCTACGCGTGGCTGCTGTTCCTGACCGCGTACGGCGCGTACGACCGGGCCTGGGTCGGCGCCGCCTACCTCGGGGTGCTGCTGCTGTGGACGCTGGTGACGTTCCGCGCCGTCTCGTCCGCCGAGCGCTGCCCGCCGCGCTTCCTCGCCGCCGACCTCGTGCTGGGCGTCGCGGGCGTGCTGCTGAGCCCGGTGGCCGACCCGGGGGACGCGGTCGCTCCCACGCTGCCCTCGATCTGGGTCGCGGGCTCGGTGCTCGCCGTCTCGCTCAAGGGCGGGTGGCGCTGGGGCCTGGTCGCGTCGGTGCTGGTCGGGGCCGCGAACCTCGTCGAGGACGGCGAGTTCTCCGGCGTCACGGTGCAGAACGCGGTCCTCGTGTGCGTCGCGGCCATCACCATCGGCTACGTCGTCGAGGTGGCGCGGGCCAGTGAACGCACCCTGGCGAAGGCGCTGCGCATCGAGGCGGCCACGAGGGAACGGGAGCGGCTGGCGCGCGACATCCACGACAGCGTCCTCCAGGTGCTCGCGATGGTGCAGCGCCGCGGCGCCGCCATCGGCGGCGAGGCCGCCGAGCTCGGCCGGCTGGCCGGCGAGCAGGAGCGGGCGCTGCGCGCCCTGGTCAGCGCGGAGCCGGCGCCGGGCACGGCCGGCGGGGACACGGATCTGCGGGCGGTCCTGGCGGGCGCGGCAGGCGCGGACGAACGCGTCACCTACGCGGGCCCGGGCGAGCCGGTGACGCTGCCGGCGCCGGTCGCGACGGAGCTCGCCGCGGCCGTGGCGGCGGCGCTGGACAACGTGCGCAGGCACGCGGGCGAGGCGGCGAGCGCCTGGATCCTGCTGGAGGACGAGCCGGACGAGGTGCTGGTGACGGTGCGCGACGACGGCCGCGGCATTCCCGAGGGGCGCCTGGCGGCGGCGGAGGCGGAGGGCCGGCTCGGCGCCGCGCTCTCCATCCGCGGCCGGCTGCGCGACCTGGGCGGTGACGCGGAGTGGGTGTCCCTGCCCGGGCAGGGCACGGAGGTGGAACTGCGGCTGCCGAAGCGGCCCGGCGGAAGAGACGGAGGGAGCGGCGGAACATGA
- a CDS encoding lysophospholipid acyltransferase family protein: protein MKVSVGAGLKLAFRPWVEGKEHVPAEGPAILASNHLSFSDSFFLPAVLDRKVTFIAKAEYFTSPGVKGRLTAAFFKGVGQLPVDRSGARGAGEAAIRSGIAVLERGELFGIYPEGTRSPDGRLYRGKPGGLARVALATGAPVLPVAMIDTEKIQPPGKVVPKLMRPGIRIGEPLDFRRYQGMEGDRFILRSLTDEVMYAIMKLSGQEYVDVYATAAKRALAEKQKEARRSGD, encoded by the coding sequence ATGAAGGTGTCGGTGGGGGCGGGTCTCAAGCTGGCGTTCCGGCCCTGGGTCGAGGGGAAGGAGCACGTGCCGGCCGAGGGGCCCGCGATCCTGGCGAGCAATCACCTGTCGTTCTCGGACTCCTTCTTCCTGCCGGCCGTGCTCGACCGCAAGGTCACGTTCATCGCGAAGGCCGAGTACTTCACCTCGCCCGGCGTGAAGGGGCGGCTGACGGCCGCGTTCTTCAAGGGCGTCGGGCAGCTGCCGGTGGACCGCTCGGGCGCGAGGGGAGCCGGCGAGGCGGCGATACGCAGCGGCATAGCCGTGCTGGAGCGCGGGGAGCTGTTCGGCATCTACCCCGAGGGCACCAGGTCGCCGGACGGGCGGCTGTACCGCGGCAAACCGGGGGGACTGGCCAGGGTGGCCCTGGCCACCGGGGCCCCCGTGCTGCCGGTCGCCATGATCGACACCGAGAAGATCCAGCCGCCGGGCAAGGTCGTGCCCAAGCTGATGCGGCCCGGCATCCGGATCGGCGAGCCCCTCGACTTCCGCAGGTACCAGGGGATGGAGGGGGACCGTTTCATCCTCCGCTCGCTGACCGACGAGGTGATGTACGCCATCATGAAGCTGTCCGGCCAGGAGTACGTCGACGTGTACGCCACCGCCGCCAAGCGGGCCCTGGCGGAGAAGCAGAAGGAAGCCCGCAGGAGCGGCGACTGA
- a CDS encoding alpha/beta hydrolase, protein MLLLPGAEPFSHEGSATGVLLCHGFTGSPQSLRPWAEHLADRGLTVSLPLLPGHGTRWQDLQRTGWQDWYAAVDRALRELTDRCEHVFVGGLSMGAALALRLAARRGAAVRGVVAVNPAVTFPRLQGRALPVLRHVVPTTRGLISDIAREGVAEVGYDRVPLHAAYSLRALFARVREELPQVTQPVLLLRSRVDHVVPASDSALVRAAVSATDVTEHVLEFSFHVATLDRDAERIFQETDAFISRLATRKTARDGT, encoded by the coding sequence ATGCTGCTTCTTCCCGGGGCCGAGCCCTTCTCGCACGAGGGGTCGGCGACAGGCGTGCTGCTGTGCCACGGCTTCACCGGCTCCCCGCAGTCCCTGCGGCCCTGGGCCGAGCACCTCGCGGACCGGGGGCTCACGGTGTCCCTTCCGCTGCTGCCCGGGCACGGCACGCGCTGGCAGGATCTGCAACGCACCGGGTGGCAGGACTGGTACGCGGCCGTCGACCGGGCGCTGCGGGAGCTGACCGACCGGTGCGAGCACGTGTTCGTCGGCGGCCTGTCGATGGGGGCCGCGCTGGCGCTGCGCCTCGCCGCCCGCCGCGGGGCGGCGGTACGCGGGGTGGTCGCGGTGAACCCGGCCGTCACGTTCCCCAGGCTCCAGGGCCGCGCCCTGCCCGTCCTGCGGCACGTGGTGCCGACCACCCGGGGTCTGATCTCGGACATCGCCAGGGAGGGGGTGGCGGAGGTCGGGTACGACCGGGTGCCGCTGCACGCGGCGTACTCGCTGCGCGCGCTGTTCGCCCGGGTGCGCGAGGAACTGCCGCAGGTCACCCAGCCCGTCCTGCTGCTGCGCAGCCGCGTCGACCACGTCGTGCCCGCCTCGGACTCGGCCCTCGTGCGGGCCGCCGTGTCGGCCACGGACGTCACCGAGCATGTGCTCGAATTCAGCTTTCACGTGGCCACCCTTGACCGCGACGCGGAGCGTATCTTTCAAGAGACGGACGCCTTCATCAGCCGGCTCGCGACAAGGAAGACAGCCCGTGACGGAACGTGA
- a CDS encoding endonuclease/exonuclease/phosphatase family protein, which produces MRLLSYNVRSLRDDRAALGRVVRGCAPDVLCVQEAPRFFGWRSAAARLARETGLLYVTGGAPSCGTMILAAPRLAVEHAEDVTLPLTPGLHRRGLATAVLRAAGGPRFTVVSCHLSLDAAERARQAGALLDRLAALSARGGPAGIVAGDLNEVPGGRAFRLLTGPLRDAWREAPEGGGDTFPSRRPARRIDAVLCTPAVRVLGCGVPARPQGTEPGDLARATDHLPLLARLSVPAPG; this is translated from the coding sequence GTGCGGCTGCTCAGCTACAACGTCCGCTCGCTGCGCGACGACCGCGCGGCGCTCGGCCGCGTCGTCCGCGGCTGCGCCCCCGATGTGCTGTGCGTCCAGGAGGCGCCGCGGTTCTTCGGCTGGCGGTCCGCCGCGGCCCGCCTGGCCCGGGAGACGGGCCTGCTGTACGTGACCGGCGGCGCGCCGTCCTGCGGCACGATGATCCTCGCTGCGCCGCGCCTGGCGGTCGAGCACGCCGAGGACGTGACGCTGCCGCTCACCCCGGGGCTGCACCGCCGCGGCCTGGCCACCGCGGTGCTGCGGGCCGCGGGCGGGCCGCGGTTCACCGTGGTCAGCTGCCACCTGAGCCTGGACGCGGCCGAGCGCGCCCGGCAGGCCGGTGCGCTGCTCGACCGGCTCGCGGCGCTGTCCGCGCGGGGCGGGCCCGCGGGGATCGTGGCCGGAGACCTCAACGAGGTGCCGGGCGGGCGGGCGTTCCGGCTGCTGACCGGGCCGTTGCGCGACGCGTGGCGCGAGGCGCCCGAGGGGGGCGGCGACACGTTCCCCTCGCGCCGCCCGGCCCGCCGCATCGACGCCGTGCTGTGCACGCCGGCCGTGCGCGTCCTCGGCTGCGGCGTGCCCGCCCGGCCGCAGGGGACGGAGCCGGGGGACCTGGCGCGGGCGACGGACCACCTGCCGCTCCTCGCACGGCTGAGCGTGCCCGCGCCGGGGTGA
- a CDS encoding ROK family glucokinase produces the protein MGLTIGVDIGGTKIAAGLVDEAGTILDTCQVATPPSPEGVIEAIADAIKAVGEGTSAEAVGIGAAGYVDDKRATVLFAPNIAWRHEALKDKIEQRVSLSVVVENDANAAAWGEYRFGAGTGHDDVVVITLGTGLGGGIIIGGRLHRGRFGVAGEFGHLRVVPDGLLCGCGSQGCWEQYASGRALVRYARQRATATPEAAKILLAEGDGTPEGIEGRHVSSAARQGDPVAIDSFRELARWAGAGLADLASLFDPSAFIVGGGVSDEGDLVLDPIRKSFRRWLVGSRYRPHAQVLAARLGGRAGLVGAADLARQG, from the coding sequence ATGGGACTGACCATCGGCGTCGATATCGGTGGCACGAAGATCGCGGCCGGCCTGGTCGACGAGGCCGGAACCATCCTCGACACCTGTCAGGTGGCGACCCCGCCCTCCCCGGAGGGCGTCATCGAGGCCATCGCCGACGCGATCAAGGCGGTGGGCGAGGGCACCTCGGCCGAGGCGGTCGGCATCGGCGCCGCGGGTTACGTCGACGACAAGCGCGCCACCGTGCTCTTCGCGCCGAACATCGCCTGGCGGCACGAGGCGCTCAAGGACAAGATCGAGCAGCGCGTGAGCCTGTCCGTCGTCGTGGAGAACGACGCGAACGCCGCCGCCTGGGGCGAGTACCGCTTCGGCGCCGGCACGGGACACGACGACGTCGTGGTCATCACCCTCGGCACCGGCCTCGGCGGCGGCATCATCATCGGCGGCCGGCTGCACCGCGGCAGGTTCGGGGTCGCCGGCGAGTTCGGCCACCTGCGGGTCGTGCCCGACGGGCTGCTGTGCGGCTGCGGCAGCCAGGGCTGCTGGGAGCAGTACGCCTCGGGGCGGGCGCTGGTCCGGTACGCCAGGCAGCGCGCCACCGCGACCCCCGAGGCCGCGAAGATCCTGCTCGCCGAGGGCGACGGCACCCCCGAGGGCATCGAGGGCCGGCACGTCAGCTCGGCCGCGAGGCAGGGCGACCCGGTCGCCATCGACTCCTTCCGCGAGCTGGCCCGCTGGGCCGGCGCGGGACTCGCCGACCTGGCCTCGCTGTTCGACCCGTCCGCGTTCATCGTCGGCGGCGGCGTCTCGGACGAGGGCGACCTGGTGCTCGACCCGATCCGCAAGTCGTTCCGCCGCTGGCTCGTCGGCAGCAGGTACCGGCCGCACGCCCAGGTGCTCGCCGCCCGGCTCGGCGGCAGGGCCGGCCTGGTGGGCGCCGCCGACCTCGCCCGCCAGGGCTGA